Genomic DNA from Candidozyma auris chromosome 1, complete sequence:
AGACATACAGGCGTGTGTTTGGCGCTGGTGAGCCAATTCGCAGAACGATGGAGTTGAACATTGTTGAAGCAACTGATTTTAAACCCCTGGTGCTTGGTGGTTCTGACACTTTACACCGTGACATACTATTGAATAGAGAAACAACGGTAGATTGGGAGGATATCTACAAGGGTGGCTTCGAGGCTGGTGCCAATGTGCCAGATTTTCACACcgagatggagaagaagcttggTATGTAAACGAGTTTATACATTTCACTCTTTTAATGCTATGAATTACATTGACAAGAAGTGGAAATAACTAATGTAGGTGAAGTCACCTAAACTTTAGGTATGCACTAGCGGGAATGGAATGAACGATTTATTTTATGTGACCACACCTAATGAACAGAATCAAATAGACATCAACGATCGCTCATAGTTCTTGTAAGAGGATAAAGTCACCATGTTGCTTCACTGACGTTTCAGAAAAGCACCAATTCACGATGCTATATTGGCCCCTCGATACCCTATTACTGGATCATAGAGCAAAAGTTGCTTGACGTTTTCTGAATCATTCTATACTCTACAGTTTTTTAATAGTTGTCAGTATATCAAAAAAGTAAGACCTGCTTATAAAGTCCACCACTCTGGATGGTGGATCTCATACCCTGAAAGCTCAGCGCGGCCATATAAAAAGTGCCGCattcaaaattttcaatACGCTGCATTCCACCAATCTACTTTTACACAACTTCCACAGCTGCAAAGTCGTATTATCACTGCAAGCATCCCAAGTGCATTCCACAAACTCCACAAACTCCAACTTATCTAAAACTCAGATTTTCCAATGCAAACTGACTCGCGTATCAACCCGTATGTGTCTTATGTCGACAAACGTGAAGCATACCCAGTATATACTAACCAAAGCAGATCACGTAAGGATAACTTATACAGTGATGGCTCATTGGCTCTGGACAACCATGGCACGTCTTCTCATCCCTTCAATATCCCCACAAATAAGGGTTCCAAGAGGTATTCTATCGAAGAAGTGTTCAACGTGTGGTACGAAGTGAGAGACCAGGTTCTCACTCAACCCACCAATGTTAAACCTCAGGAGAACTACAAGCATAACACCCCGAAAGAAGTTTATCACTTGATGTTACAAAAACAAGCGCAAGGTGGTGTTTCGATCCAGCCTATTGACACCCAAAGTCAACTTAGCGACAGTCAGTTTCAAGGCAATGCTTCGATTCAACCTGATTCCTCAGCCAAGCATGGTTCCTTGCCATCTTTAGAAGAGCAAATAGCTTCTATAAACATTGGGAAGAAGGCTCCACCGCCACCAAACTTGACTGCCCCTGAAAGATCGTCCCCTATCGACCATATCGACCAGAACTTGGTATTGCCAGAAAACATTTCTTGGACATATATTGACCCGACAGGAAACGAGCAAGGGCCCTTTCCCGGTAATGTCATGCAAGAATGGCTTACTGACGGCTATTTGGATTTTGAGTTACGTATCCGTCGTGTGGAGGAACCTTCGTTTTACACGTTGAAGCAATTTTGTGAGAGAGTCAATAACTATATTCTGCCTTTCAAAATTCCCTTACCAGATTTGAGTTACGTTGGTCAGGACAACGGACCCCTGAGCGATCTGCCAACAAAGGTCCAAGCGGGTGTCGTTAGTGGCCAGCACCAACATAAGCTGCAAACCCAAACAGCTGCCTTTGGCGGCGGCAATCTCTACTCTCCTCTCTTACCAAATGGAGGCACGCTGTCTCTTGGTGCCGCTTCCATGAGGATGAACCCTTCGAATCAATTGTTCGACTTCATGGGTTCTCGTGACTATCTGTTGATGAATCAGCAACCAAGTCAATTCTCAACTAACAAATTTGGCATTGATTCCGTGGATTTTGGCCAGAACTTAAGTCAAGGCTTGGGACAAAATTTAGGTCAGAACCTTGGTCAGAACCTCGGCCTGAATATGGGCCAAAATATAGGTCCAAACTTGGGTCAAAACCTTGGCCTGAACATGACTGGTAGCTTTGGGCAGTTACACATGCCGTCTTTGCTTCAGCAGCAAATCctgcaacagcagcaaccTGCTTTGTCCCGAAACAACTCTGGATGGGGTTTAGACTCAGCAAGCGGATTGATGGGAGGAAATACTCAGACTCCTGTTGCACCAAACGGCAATCTTCCTGCCTTGAACAACCAGGGCCCAATGTCACCGTGGCTATCTGGTGTACAATCCGTGTCCCGCGTGAGCTCTCCGTTTGTTCCCTCATCTTCGTTAACAGGCTCAGCTTCAGCAGAAGAATCTGACAAGAATCATACTGAGGATCCTGTCTTCCATGATATACACAGTTCGATGGTGACCGGAATCTTgaatgaagatgaacacTTGCGTCAACATCCGGAAGATAAGCCATCatataaagaagaagtggtggAAACCACTTTTGAAGATCCTGCCACAGCCAATATTCCGGGCGCTTTCGTTCCACCTGTTGAAGAACACAAAGTGCAAGAGCATGCCCGACAACCAGTTGAGAATCATATCTTAGGGGAAGCTTCTATTCCTGAATCCCAGGCTCCACAAAATGAGGTGAAGGAGGAACTCCCAGCCCCACAAGAGCCTGCCGTGGAATCAAAGCGGGAGGCTCAATCCGCTCTAGCTCCTTGGGCAAAAGCTACCGCCCAACCTGCTGAGCAGACTAAACCATCCAtgactttgaaggagatcCAGGCCTTGGAAGCTGCCAGATTGCGCGAGGAGCAGCAAGTCAAAGCCGAGAAGAGACAACAagcagccattgccaaTGCTattgcatcttcttcaaaagaaaccaCTAGTGCTGAGAAGCCAACGTTTAACTGGGCTAGCACTCCTTCACAGCCTGTtgttcaaaagaagagcttggCCGAGATTCAGAAGGAGGAAGCCGAGGCTGCTAAGGCGAAGCTTGCTGCTAGCAAGGCATCTGCTGCCGGCCAAGTGAAGACTTCCCTCGCCAGCTCTTTGGCTGCATCTGTAccaaaggaggagaaggcgTGGACTACAGTTGTAGGAAAGAAGACTACTGCTTCAAAAAAGCCTGCCACAACTGCAACCACCTCTCCTTATGCTACCGTCGCAAGCGCCGCAGGTGCTATCTCTCCTCAAGTTTTGCGTGCTGCATCGTCTACCACAAACAGCTCTCCAACTGTCAATGGAAATGCTGTTAGAGAAGACTTTTTGGTGTGGGCTCGGTCTGCTATGACAAATTTGTACCCTTCTGTTTCCAAAAATGATTTGCTTGAGGTTTTCACCACCTTACCTTTACACCCAGATTCTGCTCAGTTGATTTCTGAGACTATCTACAGCTCTTCCGCGACTATGGATGGTCGTAGATTTGCCCAAGAGTTTATGAAGAGAAGACAGGGGGTGGAGAAACAAGTTGGTGCTGGTAACAGCGAATTGTGGTCTGTTGCTATTGCTTCCAGTGCAGACAAGGTTCCAGTCACTGATGATGAGGGCTGGAGCACAAGTGTGAAGAGTAAGAAAAAGGGAAGAAAGAGCTAATTTGAATAGAGAATTAGAGAGAGCGATTACAATGCTTGTATTCACCGTAGCTGACTAATCcatgttgttgatgctgttCACCACCAGTGCGACAGACTCCAAATTTTCTTCAGGGATCATAAGGACACCTGAACGTGCCATTGACAAGTAGCTCATTTCAATGTCAGCCTCACAATTCCTAAAAATACGGCCCGCTAGACCTGCAACTACACCAGTCAAGTCTAGTGGTAGGCTTCGGAAGTCAATAGATATCGGGAAGATAATATCCAGTGCCGAACCAATGATAGACTTAAAATCGAAACCCATGGCGACTCTTTGACGAGAGGACCCAGGGAGAACAAGTGAAAGCTCGTTGAGTGAGGTCCTAGTTATGACAAAGTATCCTGGTACGGATCCTGATCCAATACACATTGCCGCTTTATCAATAGCCTCCTTTACCTTCCCGGGCCTTGCTCCCGTTAGAAGAAGTCTCAGTCTTTTGCTGATCTTTGGTCTGATATTGTTCTCCTTAAAGAGTTTCGACGTCTTGTCTTCGAGTTCTGTGGAGTTGATGTTGAGATCTTCCAATTTTTGCTCGACGGCAGGGAGATTGGCAATGTAGCTATTAGATATATCAGAAAATTCGAATGACTTGTTAGTTAGAATCTCAACGACTTGGTTCCTCACTTTATATGGGATCAAAACAATGTCAGTGAAATGACTTGATAGAAAAAAGAGTGGGATATTGTTCTCTGAAAGCGGGCGCGTCAATTCGAGAATCCTAGAAGAATTGTACGTCTCTCCATCGCTATCAACCTGAAGATTGATGAAGGGCTCGTCAACAATCACGACATCTTCGAActccaactttttgcaaacgGACAACAGGTCAGTGAACAATTCTTTAAATAAGGCACTCGAGCATATGACAGTGCATTCGGTCGGGGTGAGTGCAATGTGAAAAAAAGTtccgtcttcttcttcagtttcTTCCTCAGAGTCAGATAGGCCTTGGGGAGTGGAGGAGCGATATGGTTTACTGGAATTGTCAACCCCATTATCCGATCTTTGCCGTCGAAGAGCTTCCGTATGTCCACCAAATTCATCCAAAGATGAATCATTATACGAGTGATCAGTTTCAGACTCGTACTCGGACGAATCACTCATTGAATCAAGATCTGAATCATCCGATAGACTTTGCTTGATCAGGGATTCCGTACGGAGTAATCGGAGAATTGATGATGTAAATAACCACAATTTTTCCCTCGGAATAGATAGAATAGCGAGCTTGGTCGGATTTAGATGTACTTGGTTACTCATGATGTCGAAGTATGGCAAGAAACGGAAGTTACAATGTGTAGATCAAAATCGCCATTTAAGTCATCGGCGAGAACCTGTAGGAAGGAACTATACGTAGTATGAGTCcccttgaaaaattcaagtCTTCGCGAAAGGGGACCAGTAGCCCCCGTTAACGCACAAAAGGATCTAAAATTGTGATCTTTTAAATTTTGTCTAATTGCTGTCTTTCGTAAAGGGTTTCCCATAGCTCGATCGCTTCTTTCTGAGACTCAATCATACTTTCAACGTAAATCTCCACACTATTTCTGAAGTCACTTATTCTCTCCAACTCGAAAttctccatctcttccttAATAATCTCGCTGATGCTGTTAAAACTCTTCTCGAATTGCTCagtcttttgcttcaacttgtcgacTTCGAATTGTAACatattgattttttcaGTTGAGGATTTGTACTTATGAGTGAGCTTATTCAACGAttcctcttttttgatgagatcttGCTGAAAGGAATGGAACTGGTTATAAGTCTTGGTTCTTGTTTCGAAGATGTGTTTCACTGATCCAATGATTCTGAGATGCTCCTCGACAGTAAATCCGAGAGTGAGCTGATCCTGTTGATTGATTCTGTCAAGATTTTCCTTGAGTTTCATATGGACGTCTGAAAATGCCTTCAAGAGTAGCGTAGTAGTCTTCAGAATCTCAAGGTCAGCCAATTCATCAATAACCACTGCAATTTCCTCGGTCATGCTCACACTCTCGACTCGCTGATGGGCAATATCGTCGAGAGACCTTTGGAACGTCCGAAGATTGTACTCTAAATCATCGATGtaagctttcttcttcgaaaagTAAAGATCAGGTTCCGGTAGTTTCGTGGGGATGGAGAAAAGTGAGCTCATGAATCCTCCCGAGCTCGTACCCGTCACCACAGAAGTTGCCAGGGCCCCGTCATTTTCCACTTCACCAGAGTCATCTAGGACAACTCCTCCTGTACGTTCTCGTTCTTTGGAGTCTCGAGTAAAATCCTCAGAAGTCAAAAAGATAATAAAACTTGGATCAGTGGCGAAATACTGGTTCTTGCTCATTTTTTCAAGCATTTTCTCGAGCGATAATCGCCTATTCTCTATGAAATTTTCATTGAAACGCCCAATATACGTTTTCTTTGCAGGTGGAGGTGGCACAATTCTACCTGGATGGGAAAGTTGGAGCTGTTTATAGACCCAACAGAAATCTCTATAGCGTCTGGTTACAGTAAAGCGGTTGTTCTGGGCAATTTCGGAGGGATTGAGTTGGAGATTTCTACTCTCTATTGAGTACACGATGTGAGCATTGGTGATGTCTCCAACTTTCACCGGGTTACCAACAGAAATTTCTGTGCTTAAAgatgcttttcttttcttatGATTGCTGCTATCTTTTGAGTGCTCGTCCGTAGTCTCAGAtgcttgagtttcttctcgtcCCGTGTTGTGTTCAATGTCATATAATGGTGCATTAGACTCCCTTACAAAGTCATctgctttctttgagcGTTTTGTTGGATTTTCAGCGTCTTCCCCATTAGACGTATTCGCAAGCACGCTCAACGGATCAACTTCCCCTGCTTCGGCTTTCAATTGCTTTACCACGGTTTCCTGTGGATACCTTCGAGGTCGTGTAGCCTTGAACTGGGACTGCTTGAGTTGCAGAGCCTTCTTAGGAGACGTGACATGATCAATGCGAGAGGACTCTAAGGCGTCACTCTGAGTGAGCATCTTGTCAGTATCACCAAACAAGAGTCCAGAGTGATTTATATCGGGTGCCTTCGCCATCGAAGTTTCCAAGTCCTCAAGAGCAGAACCCAGCGTAAGTTCTGACATCAACGCAGATTTTTGTTCATTAcgttcttcttttcttaaCTCATGAAGCTGGTCTAGTTCAGCTTGATGGTGATGTATGTGGCCAGTGCCAAAGCCCCCTTCTGCAATAGAGTCATAAGCTGTGGTTTCATTGATGTTTGTGTCATGTCTTTTGCTgtcgtcttcttcgagatcttcctcttcttcgtcttcagTGGCCTTATGTGGATCCTCTAGGCTCAAGTCGGCAAATTGGTTGCCCAAGTGCGCGGGGATCGTGGCTGGAGCGCCAAATCTTGTTGAAGGCAGAAGCACGTCATCCCAATGGGACGCAGTCAAATCGTCGTCGTCCATAGTTGACAAAAATTGCAGTACTACTTTAGGCACCTTGGAACGAATCTAAGCTCACTGCTTGATCGCAGGATAGGGTGTCTATGATAATATACAGGTCGGAGGGTCTCCGTAACCGTCACGATTGCAAAAAACCTTGAACAGTTTGACAACAGTAAcaacttgagaaaaatATAATATTCCATTAGATACACGATAATCTAAATAACTGTTTATGGGGCACAGTAACCACCGTCTACTAAAATGTCCGTACCTGTGGTGTATGTGGAGGCGTCTGAGGCAAGGTACAAGTAGGCACCCACCAACTCGCGAGGCTGGCCCATTCTGCCCAATGGGATTATCTTGTACCAAGTGTTGACAGATTCCTCGTCAATATGCTCAGTGATATCCGTGTCAATGTAACCAGGTGACACACTATTTACTCTGGCAAAAGGAGCCCATTCCACGGCAAGTGATTTCACTAGCATTATAAGAGCTGCCTTGGCAGCATTGTACGGAGCCTGGAGCTGAGGAACATTGACAATGTGGCCAGACATCGACGCAGTGACCACAAATGAGCCT
This window encodes:
- a CDS encoding sorting nexin 1 yields the protein MDDDDLTASHWDDVLSPSTRFGAPATIPAHLGNQFADLSLEDPHKATEDEEEEDLEEDDSKRHDTNINETTAYDSIAEGGFGTGHIHHHQAELDQLHELRKEERNEQKSALMSELTSGSALEDLETSMAKAPDINHSGLLFGDTDKMLTQSDALESSRIDHVTSPKKASQLKQSQFKATRPRRYPQETVVKQLKAEAGEVDPLSVLANTSNGEDAENPTKRSKKADDFVRESNAPLYDIEHNTGREETQASETTDEHSKDSSNHKKRKASLSTEISVGNPVKVGDITNAHIVYSIESRNLQLNPSEIAQNNRFTVTRRYRDFCWVYKQLQLSHPGRIVPPPPAKKTYIGRFNENFIENRRLSLEKMLEKMSKNQYFATDPSFIIFLTSEDFTRDSKERERTGGVVLDDSGEVENDGASATSVVTGTSSGGFMSSLFSIPTKLPEPDLYFSKKKAYIDDLEYNLRTFQRSLDDIAHQRVESVSMTEEIAVVIDELADLEISKTTTLLLKAFSDVHMKLKENLDRINQQDQLTLGFTVEEHLRIIGSVKHIFETRTKTYNQFHSFQQDLIKKEESLNKLTHKYKSSTEKINMLQFEVDKLKQKTEQFEKSFNSISEIIKEEMENFELERISDFRNSVEIYVESMIESQKEAIELWETLYERQQLDKI